A stretch of the Lineus longissimus chromosome 10, tnLinLong1.2, whole genome shotgun sequence genome encodes the following:
- the LOC135494852 gene encoding uncharacterized protein LOC135494852, whose product MAVERSTYFITSAVLLAFSVAYVFSYWISSKRNRYLTSNFSLVLYMTLLLFICVICMLRYLIPRQTSSWEIQQEARQSTHAHRKNRTVISCIAKCGLVIFLIGAIMFDCVSTIGLVSCMDVFLADNCYQKERMVTVINKIAKMLFMGIQATFLISESEMYVKYGRSNTSRNVYIVNSIMNFTFVIFNALQEVKSANKGVHGVYCVSPSLLANASMAEKASFQHQYDCINDRTHMDKAAIKIGPYLYPFHSEFCTMATTLNLILWKLFSNDKLKNDATSTRKCRRRRRIRSQRIHPHVPIMSPNLSEATPDGDDMTSLERRRLLENEETAFENEIEENDSDFDISLTTDRTFERIASFGRDNEADSPDIAVSTTSRHDQVGESEGYGSMDGNHTSTRGPASDSQEAGCSFPCCRDQCRGCLDPRPRQIYGPDNGCGFIAFASLALLCVETVMSLLLQSRDMRRKLFTPLYVISTAKMSLMLITSVFLAEISRRKLQTGPKVKQTLSVGSIVLIISAFIIFLYRVIEGVAALDLLILAPNSTKMDARFIADHEFTLEVQNILDFFNALLYIAQAAIQTNLVLRIHWIMKRNWPDDVIASSTAMQFTTFLMAANFSQWLLGTVVEMKYPKVNFSQVLYYNGATWKVVVYVLYPFVIYYRFHCTMSLAKLMLWRREVKNAGQLGTRREDFLATFAYY is encoded by the exons ATGGCGGTGGAACGTTCCACCTACTTCATCACTTCCGCCGTGCTGCTGGCCTTCTCAGTCGCGTACGTCTTCTCCTACTGGATCAGTTCAAAGCGAAATCGGTACCTGACATCAAACTTCAGCCTAGTTCTGTACATGACACTTCTTCTTTTCATTTGTGTCATTTGCATGCTCCGTTATCTCATCCCACGCCAGACCAGTAGCTGGGAAATACAACAGGAAGCAAGACAATCCACACATGCGCATCGAAAAAACCGAACTGTCATTTCCTGTATTGCGAAATGCGGGTTGGTAATTTTTCTCATAGGTGCCATTATGTTTGACTGTGTTTCCACAATAGGGCTTGTGAGTTGCATGGACGTGTTCCTAGCTGATAACTGTTACCAAAAGGAAAGAATGGTGACTGTAATCAATAAGATAGCAAAAATGCTCTTCATGGGCATCCAGGCCACGTTCCTAATATCTGAGAGCGAGATGTATGTCAAATATGGCCGATCGAACACCAGCCGGAACGTCTATATTGTGAACTCAATTATGAATTTCACGTTCGTGATTTTCAACGCCTTGCAAGAAGTAAAATCGGCCAATAAAGGTGTACATGGCGTGTACTGTGTGAGTCCGTCGTTACTCGCGAATGCCTCGATGGCGGAGAAAGCCAGCTTCCAACAtcagtatgactgcatcaacgACCGAACCCACATGGACAAAGCGGCAATAAAAATCGGGCCATATCTCTACCCGTTTCATTCTGAATTCTGCACAATGGCGACCACCCTCAATCTCATTCTTTGGAAACTGTTCTCAAATGATAAGTTGAAGAATGACGCAACATCTACAAGGAAATGTCGCAGAAGACGCCGAATAAGATCGCAACGAATTCATCCACATGTCCCTATCATGTCACCGAATTTATCGGAGGCTACCCCTGACGGGGATGATATGACGTCATTAGAGAGGAGGCGTCTGTTAGAAAATGAAGAGACTgcgtttgaaaatgaaattgaagaaaatgactcggattttgatatcagtctaACGACTGATAGAACTTTCGAAAGAATCGCATCATTCGGTCGGGACAACGAAGCGGATTCTCCAGATATTGCGGTATCAACGACCTCGAGACACGATCAAGTGGGCGAATCCGAAGGCTACGGGTCAATGGACGGGAATCACACGAGTACGCGGGGGCCTGCCTCCGATAGCCAGGAAGCCGGGTGTTCATTCCCATGTTGCCGCGATCAGTGTCGGGGATGCCTTGATCCAAGACCGCGGCAAATTTACGGCCCGGACAACGGATGTGGTTTCATTGCATTCGCCAGTCTCGCCCTTCTCTGCGTGGAGACTGTCATGTCTCTGTTGCTACAGTCAAGAGACATGCGGAGGAAGTTGTTTACACCCCTCTACGTCATTAGCACCGCCAAAATGTCTCTCATGCTAATCACGTCCGTCTTCCTAGCAGAGATTAGCCGCAGGAAGCTTCAGACCGGTCCGAAAGTTAAGCAGACTCTGTCGGTCGGATCAATCGTTCTCATCATATCGGCTTTCATCATATTCTTATATCGAGTTATTGAAGGGGTCGCTGCGCTCGACCTTTTGATACTGGCACCGAATTCAACTAAAATGGACGCACGTTTCATTGCCGATCATGAGTTCACCCTCGAGGTACAAAATATCCTCGATTTCTTCAATGCATTGCTCTACATTGCGCAAGCCGCCATTCAGACAAACCTCGTTTTGAGAATCCACTGGATTATGAAACGGAACtggcccgatgacgtcattgcctcCTCGACCGCAATGCAGTTTACCACATTCCTGATGGCCGCGAACTTCTCCCAGTGGCTCCTCGGGACTGTGGTGGAGATGAAGTACCCCAAG GTCAACTTCTCGCAAGTGCTGTACTATAACGGTGCGACCTGGAAGGTAGTAGTCTACGTGTTGTATCCGTTCGTCATTTACTATCGATTCCACTGCACCATGTCATTGGCAAAGCTCATGCTGTGGAGACGGGAAGTCAAGAACGCTGGGCAGCTGGGCACGCGGAGAGAGGACTTCCTCGCAACATTTGCTTATTATTAA